The following proteins are co-located in the Colletotrichum lupini chromosome 4, complete sequence genome:
- a CDS encoding fungal specific transcription factor domain-containing protein: MNPDHVTPPAGPSTGGSNPSSTSNSSAPGPGPSSAYHSASASAAAAAKRSRVLLSCGPCRASKLKCDRSEPCGQCLKKSRPEGCVYAPKPEKQKPAKGMAARLKRLEGMVRTMMDEGGGVAGAGPGGPQTTGAAVDAVQEEEKGIAQPGGQLVQGGRASTYVGATHFMAILEDIEDMKSYFEEPETDYDESPEPSDEIEAPDLMLFSRNMPRSREDLLKLLPEQKIVDRLIMRYFSSRSPSQRKTPRLGSRDLHPVASESPISYPPSPPFIPLLPTILPTTPIQYAHFWTDPSSTDLHWLALLFMVMSLGVFYSTFMAPHELSVDSPQPPMDRFKLFRAAAACCLVWGRYTHPTIATIPPFILYVEAEFIISRAAQMNCYVLSSVCLRLLLKMGLHRDPDRLLAAGTVISPYEGEMRRRMWNMAVQLDLLVSFHMGLPSMLNGIDADCSLPRNLIDEDFDEDTLVLPPARPATDYTEMTYPINKSAMMLVFGQVARQSHLLTPPPYAEVMRLDDLLNASWCAVPQFMMVKPLQECVTTPPMQIIQRFGLASLYNKSRCVLHRRFLLDPAPRREHDYSRRQCLEGAVVLLDFQNTIWHACQPGNMLSQNGWFVSSLAVHDFLLAATILYLAIGHEPFWGGVDGKTGAATTTTTTSPGWMAEMNPPPTRAYLLHLLQRSYSVWIAIAGGVPEVRKTAGILETMLNKLGSPPNSPPENGGAKVSSASGLRQSDGPGSAARSAQDDQQLLDGLSISDSTSFPTTTTNRFQPFEFVTSGLGPSEPGLDRGWAAVGNEEMDWRYFDNIMAQPHNDPVGLESLDASQPWFERTLGPDDFDFSTSGAWDPSLG, encoded by the exons ATGAATCCGGACCACGTAACCCCACCCGCCGGACCAAGCACCGGCGGCAGCAACCCCTCTTCCACTTCCAACTCTTCCGCCCCCGGCCCCGGACCTTCGTCCGCCTACCATTCGGCATCAGCATCAGCAGCAGCCGCCGCAAAACGCTCCCGCGTCCTCCTCTCCTGTGGTCCCTGCCGCGCCTCCAAGCTGAAATGCGACCGCTCCGAGCCGTGCGGCCAGTGTCTGAAGAAGTCCCGCCCGGAAGGCTGCGTCTACGCGCCGAAACCCGAGAAGCAGAAGCCCGCCAAGGGCATGGCGGCGCGGCTCAAGAGGCTGGAGGGTATGGTGAGGACGATGATGGATGAGGGAGGAGGTGTCGCGGGAGCGGGACCAGGAGGACCGCAGACTACTGGTGCTGCTGTCGACGCCGtgcaggaggaggagaagggcaTCGCGCAGCCTGGGGGTCAGCTTGTTCAGGGGGGTAGGGCGAGTACGTATGTTGGGGCTACGCATTTCATGGCTATTCTCGAGGAT ATTGAGGATATGAAGAGCTACTTTGAGGAGCCGGAGACCGACTACGACGAGAGCCCTGAACCGTCAGACGAGATCGAGGCCCCTGATCTCATGCTCTTCTCGAGGAACATGCCTCGCAGCAGAGAGGACCTGTTGAAGCTGCTCCCTGAGCAAAAGATTGTCGACAGACTCATCATGAGGTACTTTTCCTCCCGTAGTCCATCACAGCGTAAGACACCACGGCTCGGCTCTCGCGATCTTCACCCCGTGGCTTC TGAGTCTCCAATCTCCTATCCGCCGTCTCCCCCCTTCATACCCTTACTGCCAACAATCTTGCCAACAACTCCCATCCAGTACGCCCACTTCTGGACCGACCCGTCCAGCACCGACCTCCACTGGCTCGCCCTCCTCTTCATGGTCATGTCCCTCGGCGTCTTCTACTCGACCTTCATGGCACCCCACGAGCTCTCGGTCGACTCCCCGCAGCCGCCCATGGACCGCTTCAAGCTCttccgcgccgccgccgcctgctGCCTCGTCTGGGGCAGGTACACCCACCCGACCATCGCCACCATCCCGCCCTTCATCCTCTACGTCGAGGCCGAGTTCATCATCTCCCGCGCCGCCCAGATGAACTGCTACGTCCTCTCCTCCGTCTgcctccgcctcctcctcaaGATGGGCCTCCACCGCGACCCGGACCGCCTCCTCGCCGCGGGAACCGTCATCTCACCCTACGAGGGCGAGATGCGCCGCCGCATGTGGAACATGGCCGTCCAGCTCGACCTCCTCGTCTCCTTCCACATGGGCCTCCCCAGCATGCTCAACGGCATCGACGCCGACTGCAGCCTCCCGCGCAACCTCATCGACGAGGACTTTGACGAGGACACCCTCGTGCTCCCGCCGGCCCGACCCGCGACGGACTACACCGAGATGACCTACCCCATCAACAAGTCCGCCATGATGCTCGTCTTCGGCCAAGTCGCGCGGCAGTCCCACCTCCTCACCCCGCCGCCCTACGCCGAGGTAATGCGCCTCGACGACCTCCTCAACGCCTCGTGGTGCGCCGTGCCGCAGTTCATGATGGTCAAACCCCTACAGGAGTGCGTCACCACCCCGCCCATGCAAATCATCCAGCGCTTCGGCCTCGCCTCGCTCTACAACAAGAGCCGCTGCGTCCTCCACCGCCGCTTCCTCCTCGACCCCGCGCCGCGCCGCGAGCACGACTACTCCCGCCGGCAGTGCCTCGAGGGCGCCGTCGTCCTCCTCGACTTCCAAAACACGATATGGCACGCCTGCCAGCCGGGCAACATGCTCAGCCAGAACGGCTGGTTCGTCTCCTCGCTCGCCGTGCACGACTTCCTCCTGGCCGCCACCATCCTATACCTCGCCATCGGACACGAACCGTTCTGGGGCGGCGTGGACGGCAAGACCGGcgcggcgacgacgacgacgacgacttcGCCCGGGTGGATGGCGGAGATGAATCCCCCGCCGACGAGGGCGTACCTCCTGCACCTCCTGCAGAGGTCGTATTCCGTCTGGATCGCCATCGCCGGCGGCGTGCCCGAGGTGAGGAAGACGGCGGGTATCCTGGAAACGATGCTGAACAAGCTGGGGTCGCCGCCGAACTCTCCGCCAGAGAACGGGGGCGCAAAGGTGTCGTCGGCATCGGGGCTTCGCCAGAGTGACGGGCCGGGATCGGCTGCTCGATCCGCCCAAGACGACCAACAGCTCCTCGACGGTCTTTCAATCAGTG ACTCGACATCGTTCCCTACGACTACGACGAACCGCTTCCAGCCCTTTGAGTTTGTCACGTCGGGCCTCGGGCCAAGTGAACCTGGGCTCGATCGAGGATGGGCGGCGGTTGGCAATGAAGAGATGGACTGG CGATACTTTGACAACATTATGGCTCAGCCTCACAATGACCCAGTCGGTCTCGAGTCACTGGACGCGTCCCAGCCGTGGTTTGAACGGACACTGGGACCGGACGATTTTGATTTCTCTACGTCTGGTGCATGGGATCCAAGCTTGGGATAA